From the Amycolatopsis thermoflava N1165 genome, one window contains:
- a CDS encoding aldehyde dehydrogenase (NADP(+)) has product MSLDDILEAAADAARSWARADRAAALQKVADGIDAAADELVPIAHEETHIPEARLRGEVVRTTFQLRLLAEEVQPRTVVDEADPSWPPAPRPKLVLTHRPIGPVLVFAASNFPFAFSVAGGDTASALAAGCPVVLKAHPGHPRLSDATGEIVRAALPEGVFALIHSEEDGRAALTDPRIRAAAFTGSPTAGRALYDLAVSRPDPIPFYGELGSVNPVFVTEAAARARGPEIAAGYVDSFTMGAGQLCTKPGLFVVPAGAGMGEAAAERVRQVAAAPLLNERIASGYAAVLGRLVGHAEVRTLVDGGEAPTLLATTAKALLEHGEALRTECFGPASLVVEYSTASEMLDVVRSLDGQLTGTVQAEDDDPVAAELVDELAEHVGRVVWNGWPTGVAVTRAMHHGGPYPATTAPLHTSVGTAAVDRFRRPVAFQNVPDNVLGP; this is encoded by the coding sequence ATGAGCTTGGACGACATCCTCGAAGCGGCCGCCGACGCCGCCCGGTCGTGGGCGCGCGCCGATCGCGCCGCGGCGTTGCAGAAGGTCGCGGACGGCATCGACGCGGCCGCGGACGAGCTCGTGCCGATCGCCCACGAGGAGACGCACATCCCGGAGGCGCGGCTGCGTGGTGAGGTCGTGCGCACCACGTTCCAGCTCCGGTTGCTGGCCGAGGAGGTCCAGCCGCGCACGGTCGTCGACGAGGCGGACCCCTCGTGGCCGCCCGCGCCGCGGCCGAAGCTGGTGCTGACCCACCGTCCGATCGGGCCGGTGCTGGTCTTCGCGGCGTCCAACTTCCCGTTCGCGTTCTCGGTCGCGGGCGGGGACACCGCGTCGGCGCTGGCGGCGGGCTGCCCGGTGGTGCTCAAGGCGCACCCCGGCCACCCCCGGTTGTCCGACGCGACCGGCGAGATCGTGCGGGCCGCGCTGCCGGAGGGCGTGTTCGCGTTGATCCACAGCGAAGAGGACGGCCGGGCCGCGCTGACCGATCCCCGCATCCGGGCGGCGGCGTTCACCGGTTCGCCCACCGCCGGGCGGGCGCTGTACGACCTGGCGGTCTCGCGGCCGGATCCGATCCCGTTCTACGGCGAGCTGGGCAGCGTGAATCCGGTGTTCGTCACCGAGGCGGCGGCGCGGGCGCGTGGCCCGGAGATCGCGGCCGGGTACGTGGACTCGTTCACGATGGGCGCCGGTCAGCTGTGCACGAAGCCCGGGTTGTTCGTGGTCCCGGCCGGGGCCGGGATGGGGGAGGCGGCGGCCGAGCGGGTGCGCCAGGTGGCCGCCGCGCCGCTGCTCAACGAGCGCATCGCGAGCGGTTACGCGGCGGTGCTCGGCCGGCTGGTCGGGCACGCCGAGGTGCGCACGCTGGTCGACGGCGGCGAGGCGCCAACACTGCTGGCCACGACCGCGAAGGCGCTGCTGGAGCACGGCGAGGCGCTGCGGACCGAGTGCTTCGGCCCGGCCTCGCTCGTGGTGGAGTACTCGACCGCGTCCGAAATGCTGGACGTCGTCCGGTCCCTCGACGGGCAGCTCACCGGAACCGTGCAGGCGGAGGACGACGACCCGGTGGCGGCCGAACTGGTCGACGAGCTGGCCGAGCACGTGGGGCGCGTGGTGTGGAACGGGTGGCCGACCGGGGTGGCCGTGACGCGCGCGATGCACCACGGCGGCCCGTACCCGGCGACCACGGCGCCGCTGCACACCTCGGTCGGCACGGCGGCGGTGGACCGGTTCCGGCGCCCGGTCGCGTTCCAGAACGTGCCGGACAACGTGCTGGGGCCTTGA
- the purS gene encoding phosphoribosylformylglycinamidine synthase subunit PurS — MARVVVDVMPKPEILDPQGQAVAGALPRLGFTGVTSVRQGKHFELEVDDSVDDETLAKIAEGFLANPVIEEWTVRRLP, encoded by the coding sequence GTGGCCCGTGTGGTGGTTGACGTCATGCCCAAGCCCGAGATCCTCGACCCGCAAGGTCAAGCCGTCGCCGGGGCGCTGCCGCGGCTGGGCTTCACCGGGGTCACCTCGGTGCGCCAGGGCAAGCACTTCGAGCTCGAGGTCGACGACTCGGTCGACGACGAGACGCTCGCCAAGATCGCCGAGGGCTTCCTCGCCAACCCGGTGATCGAGGAGTGGACCGTGCGGAGGCTCCCGTGA
- a CDS encoding L,D-transpeptidase, which produces MRKIIGIAAGAALLGSIGIAAPAAQAAETPCSPQAKACLRLHTNQAWLTNNGQVTRGPVPVTVGKPGHETPVGTFKVQYRDIDHYSKAYDAPMPYAVFFTTTGVAFHEGSLREQSHGCVHLSHADAKAFYQTLRTGDIVEVVN; this is translated from the coding sequence ATGCGAAAGATCATCGGTATCGCGGCCGGAGCGGCGCTCCTCGGCTCGATCGGGATCGCCGCTCCCGCCGCGCAAGCAGCGGAAACACCGTGCAGCCCGCAGGCGAAGGCGTGCCTGCGGCTGCACACCAACCAGGCCTGGCTGACGAACAACGGTCAGGTGACCCGCGGACCGGTTCCGGTCACCGTGGGCAAACCCGGCCACGAGACGCCGGTGGGCACGTTCAAGGTCCAGTACCGCGACATCGACCACTACAGCAAGGCCTACGACGCCCCGATGCCGTACGCGGTGTTCTTCACGACCACCGGGGTGGCGTTCCACGAGGGCAGCCTGCGTGAGCAGTCGCACGGGTGCGTGCACCTCTCGCACGCCGACGCGAAGGCCTTCTACCAGACCCTCCGCACGGGTGACATCGTCGAAGTCGTGAACTGA
- a CDS encoding IclR family transcriptional regulator translates to MPRLVPAVLRAADILELFLDEHVRLSATEIVERLGLPRSTTHELLTTLVARKYLDRQAGEETMYRLGPKLLELGARYQQRLEFGVEADAVARRVAAQCDETVHVAVLDGLEVVYVSKIDSTHSVRLISAVGRRLPANCTAVGKVLLAGLPREEVSRRLKGHRLTALTEHSITSRPELLAQLDAVRVTGVAHERSESNPDAGCVAAPVVDSRGEWVAAMSISIPTSRHDQESWRRWEKLVREGAAELSQRLGGRPRDPADHGLHGGAGSGT, encoded by the coding sequence ATGCCCCGTCTCGTACCGGCCGTGCTCCGGGCCGCGGACATCCTGGAACTGTTCCTCGACGAACACGTCCGCCTGTCCGCGACCGAGATCGTCGAGCGCCTGGGCCTGCCCCGCTCCACCACACACGAGCTGCTGACCACCCTCGTCGCCCGGAAGTACCTGGACCGCCAGGCAGGCGAGGAGACCATGTACCGCCTCGGGCCGAAGCTGCTCGAACTGGGGGCGCGCTACCAGCAGCGGCTGGAGTTCGGCGTCGAGGCGGACGCGGTGGCGCGGCGGGTCGCGGCGCAGTGCGACGAGACCGTGCACGTCGCCGTGCTGGACGGGCTCGAGGTCGTCTACGTGTCCAAAATAGACTCGACCCACTCGGTGCGGCTGATCTCCGCGGTCGGCCGCAGGCTGCCGGCCAACTGCACCGCCGTGGGCAAGGTCCTGCTCGCCGGGCTGCCCAGGGAGGAGGTCAGCCGCCGCCTCAAGGGACACCGGCTGACCGCGCTCACCGAGCACAGCATCACGTCCCGCCCGGAGCTGCTCGCCCAGCTGGACGCGGTCCGCGTGACCGGCGTCGCGCACGAGCGCAGCGAGTCCAATCCGGACGCCGGCTGCGTGGCCGCGCCGGTGGTGGACTCGCGCGGCGAATGGGTCGCCGCGATGAGCATCTCCATCCCGACCTCGCGCCACGACCAGGAGTCCTGGCGCCGCTGGGAAAAACTCGTCCGCGAGGGCGCCGCCGAGCTCTCCCAGCGCCTCGGCGGCCGCCCTCGAGATCCTGCTGATCACGGCTTACACGGCGGTGCAGGTAGCGGAACCTGA
- the purQ gene encoding phosphoribosylformylglycinamidine synthase subunit PurQ: MKIGVITFPGTLDDVDAVRAARYADAEAVNLWHADEDLRGVDAVIVPGGFSYGDYLRCGAIARFAPVMSSVVDAAKGGMPVLGICNGFQILCEAGLLPGALVRNKKLHFVCRDQWLRVENNTTAWTTRYEAGAEILVPLKSGEGGYVADQSTLDELEGEGRVVFRYVGENPNGSRDDIAGICSANGRVVGLMPHPEHAIDALTGPSDDGLGMFLSLVDSLVNA, translated from the coding sequence GTGAAGATCGGTGTGATCACCTTCCCCGGCACGCTGGACGACGTGGACGCGGTCCGCGCCGCCCGCTATGCCGACGCGGAGGCCGTCAACCTGTGGCACGCCGATGAGGACCTGCGCGGTGTCGACGCGGTGATCGTGCCCGGCGGCTTCTCCTACGGCGACTACCTGCGCTGCGGCGCGATCGCCCGCTTCGCCCCCGTGATGTCGTCGGTGGTCGACGCGGCCAAGGGCGGCATGCCGGTGCTCGGCATCTGCAACGGGTTCCAGATCCTGTGCGAGGCCGGGCTGCTGCCGGGCGCGCTGGTGCGCAACAAGAAGCTGCACTTCGTGTGCCGCGACCAGTGGCTGCGGGTGGAGAACAACACCACGGCGTGGACGACCCGGTACGAGGCGGGCGCCGAGATCCTGGTGCCGCTCAAGTCCGGCGAGGGCGGCTACGTCGCCGACCAGTCCACGCTGGACGAGCTGGAGGGCGAGGGCCGCGTGGTGTTCCGCTACGTCGGCGAGAACCCGAACGGCTCGCGTGACGACATCGCGGGCATCTGCAGCGCCAACGGCCGCGTCGTCGGCCTGATGCCGCACCCCGAGCACGCGATCGACGCGCTGACCGGCCCCAGCGACGACGGGCTGGGGATGTTCCTCAGCTTGGTCGACAGCCTCGTCAACGCCTGA
- a CDS encoding MFS transporter — MPPAILRKISLRLLPFLGLLYVIAYIDRSNVGFAKLTLQSELGLSATVYTLGQVFFFVAYALLEVPSNLALHRYGANRWIARIMLTWGLVTVATALVSTTWQFYLARFALGAAEAGFFPGVIYYLTRWFPESHRSKAIGLFMLAGPVSFIIGNPAMGALNDLHGVLGLEGWQWIFVATGVPAVLLTPIVLWVLPKSPETAKWLTDDERTWLTGELRREAEAAGAQPHSPWAVLKDSRVLAMALFFLCFPLATYGLAFWLPTIVKGFGDLSGFGVGAVSAIPYVCVMAGLLVVPRLANRREAPFGWLALMLGFSIAGFLVAATASAPWLQMIGLCVASIGGYAAQPVMWGLVPKFLAGATAAAGIAAINGIGNLGGGFGPMGIAAIVDATGSAATGLYFLIAVSVLGLFGTYGLRRVLRRRADTAKVLTS; from the coding sequence GTGCCCCCAGCCATCCTGCGCAAGATCAGCCTGCGCCTGCTGCCCTTCCTCGGGCTGTTGTACGTGATCGCCTACATCGACCGGTCCAACGTCGGGTTCGCGAAGCTGACCCTGCAATCCGAGCTCGGCCTGTCGGCGACCGTCTACACGCTCGGCCAGGTGTTCTTCTTCGTCGCCTACGCGCTGCTGGAGGTGCCGAGCAACCTCGCACTGCACCGCTACGGCGCGAACCGGTGGATCGCGCGGATCATGCTCACCTGGGGACTGGTCACCGTCGCGACCGCGCTGGTGTCCACGACCTGGCAGTTCTACCTGGCGCGGTTCGCGCTCGGGGCGGCCGAGGCCGGGTTCTTCCCCGGCGTCATCTACTACCTGACCCGCTGGTTCCCGGAAAGCCACCGCAGCAAGGCGATCGGGCTGTTCATGCTGGCCGGCCCGGTGTCGTTCATCATCGGCAACCCGGCGATGGGCGCGCTGAACGACCTGCACGGCGTCCTCGGCCTGGAGGGCTGGCAGTGGATCTTCGTCGCGACCGGCGTCCCCGCCGTGCTGCTGACGCCGATCGTGCTGTGGGTCCTGCCGAAGTCGCCCGAGACCGCCAAGTGGCTGACCGACGACGAGCGCACCTGGCTGACCGGCGAGCTGCGCCGCGAGGCCGAGGCCGCCGGCGCCCAGCCGCACAGCCCGTGGGCGGTGCTCAAGGACTCACGGGTGCTGGCGATGGCCCTGTTCTTCCTGTGCTTCCCGCTCGCCACCTACGGACTCGCGTTCTGGCTGCCGACGATCGTGAAGGGCTTCGGCGACCTGTCCGGCTTCGGCGTCGGCGCGGTGTCGGCGATCCCGTACGTGTGCGTCATGGCTGGTCTTCTCGTGGTGCCGCGGCTGGCCAACCGGCGCGAGGCGCCCTTCGGCTGGCTCGCGTTGATGCTCGGCTTCTCGATCGCCGGGTTCCTCGTGGCCGCGACCGCGAGTGCCCCGTGGCTGCAGATGATCGGGCTGTGCGTGGCGTCGATCGGCGGCTACGCGGCCCAGCCGGTGATGTGGGGCCTGGTGCCGAAGTTCCTCGCCGGGGCGACCGCGGCGGCGGGCATCGCCGCGATCAACGGCATCGGCAACCTCGGCGGCGGGTTCGGCCCGATGGGCATCGCGGCGATCGTGGACGCCACCGGTTCGGCCGCGACCGGCCTGTACTTCCTGATCGCGGTGTCCGTGCTCGGCTTGTTCGGCACGTACGGGCTGCGCCGGGTGCTGCGCCGCCGCGCGGACACCGCGAAGGTGCTGACCAGCTAG
- a CDS encoding U32 family peptidase codes for MDRTRDFLRTLGLPPGDPGELPTSPKRFPDGAQYRVEIPSVEGPEALEAVYAEADARGVVVHRVSQGSGGMLLTRAELAAMADLARAHEVEVSLFARPVAGWDTGAASVASGGGPFAAQARGAEQLVHVLEDIRRTAEAGIRSVLVTDLGVLSVADRMRAAGELPVDMRFKVSVQMGLANPASIRLAEQAGATTYNVPTDLSLAQLAAIRAAVDLPLDVYIEAPDDLGGFVRHFEIAEIVRVAAPVYLKFGLRNAPNIYPSGTHLTPTAVALVRERVRRAEIGLELLHRHAPEAVGSALPAADLAVPATVAEVTR; via the coding sequence GTGGACAGAACCCGCGACTTCCTGCGCACCCTGGGCCTGCCGCCCGGCGACCCGGGTGAGCTGCCGACGAGCCCCAAGCGGTTCCCGGACGGCGCCCAGTACCGGGTGGAAATCCCGAGCGTCGAGGGCCCGGAGGCACTGGAGGCCGTCTACGCCGAGGCCGACGCCCGCGGGGTCGTGGTGCACCGCGTCTCGCAGGGCAGCGGCGGCATGTTGCTGACGCGCGCGGAGCTGGCCGCGATGGCCGACCTCGCGCGGGCGCACGAGGTCGAGGTGAGCCTGTTCGCCCGCCCGGTCGCCGGGTGGGACACCGGTGCCGCGTCCGTGGCGTCCGGCGGCGGGCCGTTCGCCGCGCAGGCGCGGGGCGCCGAGCAGCTGGTCCACGTGCTGGAGGACATCCGCCGCACCGCCGAGGCCGGGATCCGCAGCGTGCTGGTCACCGACCTCGGGGTGCTGAGCGTCGCCGACCGCATGCGCGCGGCCGGGGAACTGCCCGTCGACATGCGGTTCAAGGTCAGCGTCCAGATGGGCCTGGCCAACCCGGCGTCGATCCGGCTCGCCGAACAGGCCGGGGCCACCACCTACAACGTGCCGACCGACCTGAGCCTGGCCCAGCTCGCCGCGATCCGCGCGGCCGTCGACCTGCCGCTGGATGTCTACATCGAGGCGCCGGACGACCTCGGCGGATTCGTCCGGCACTTCGAGATCGCCGAGATCGTGCGGGTCGCCGCGCCCGTCTACCTCAAGTTCGGGCTGCGCAACGCGCCGAACATCTACCCCAGCGGCACGCACCTGACGCCGACCGCGGTCGCGCTGGTGCGCGAGCGGGTCCGTCGTGCTGAGATCGGTCTCGAACTGCTCCACCGGCACGCGCCGGAGGCCGTCGGCTCGGCCCTGCCTGCCGCCGACCTCGCCGTGCCCGCCACCGTCGCGGAGGTGACCCGATGA
- a CDS encoding YfbM family protein, with the protein MGMTLGFIEVTPEQLDGVMDDGRLAEELYDELSDDATVRDGFIEKAWDGIQYLLDAAGVDVDLRMDGDPIEHDGDEFNGFPPETVKSIAESLNAAPFERLAEHYDPADMMAREIYPRIWDTHSDEELEYLSVNYATLREFFDAVARTGNAALGCFSF; encoded by the coding sequence ATGGGAATGACACTGGGGTTCATCGAGGTCACGCCGGAGCAGCTGGACGGCGTGATGGACGACGGCAGGCTGGCCGAAGAGCTGTACGACGAGCTCAGCGACGACGCGACCGTCCGCGACGGGTTCATCGAGAAGGCCTGGGACGGCATCCAGTACCTCCTCGACGCCGCCGGGGTCGATGTGGACCTGCGCATGGACGGCGACCCCATCGAACACGACGGCGACGAGTTCAACGGCTTCCCGCCGGAGACGGTCAAGAGCATCGCCGAGTCGCTGAACGCCGCGCCGTTCGAGCGGCTCGCCGAGCACTACGACCCCGCCGACATGATGGCCCGCGAAATCTACCCGCGGATCTGGGACACCCACTCGGACGAGGAGCTGGAGTACCTTTCGGTGAACTACGCCACGCTGCGGGAGTTCTTCGACGCGGTCGCCCGCACCGGCAACGCCGCACTCGGCTGCTTCTCCTTCTAG